Proteins from a single region of Egicoccus sp. AB-alg2:
- a CDS encoding carbohydrate ABC transporter permease codes for MTSTTTPAPAGAAAAAADAGPSRRRRRLETATPVLMVLPSILAIGVFVYGFIAWTGWVSVSNWTTFVRDLSFNGFGAYTRLFGDFRFLSGLRNVVVFTVLFVGVCLVVGLVLAMIIDRDPFGAPVWRNLFLFPVALSFVVTGVVWQWLLNPRAGVNLLLNRFGWEDLPLWYVSTTIVPGWRWGQIDVVVPVALIAVVIAAAWQMSGFAMAIYLAGLQGIPDELREAARMDGASEIAVYRRVLLPMLRPMTITIIIVLGHISLKTFDLIYVMTGPGTGYVTDVPAVYMYETTFRGNQFARGAAISLLLLGLVALLMVPALWARRRTEEALG; via the coding sequence ATGACCTCCACCACCACGCCGGCGCCGGCGGGCGCGGCGGCGGCCGCGGCCGACGCCGGTCCGTCACGGCGCCGGCGCCGGCTGGAGACGGCCACGCCGGTGCTGATGGTGCTGCCGTCGATCCTCGCCATCGGCGTGTTCGTCTACGGCTTCATCGCCTGGACCGGCTGGGTGTCCGTCAGCAACTGGACGACGTTCGTCCGCGACCTCAGCTTCAACGGCTTCGGGGCCTACACGCGGCTGTTCGGGGACTTCCGGTTCCTGTCGGGCCTGCGCAACGTCGTGGTGTTCACGGTGCTGTTCGTCGGCGTGTGCCTCGTGGTGGGTCTCGTGCTGGCGATGATCATCGACCGTGACCCGTTCGGCGCGCCGGTCTGGCGCAACCTGTTCCTGTTCCCGGTCGCGCTGTCGTTCGTGGTCACCGGCGTGGTGTGGCAGTGGCTGCTGAACCCGCGCGCCGGCGTCAACCTCCTGCTCAACCGTTTCGGGTGGGAGGACCTGCCCCTGTGGTACGTCAGCACGACGATCGTGCCGGGCTGGCGGTGGGGCCAGATCGACGTCGTCGTGCCGGTGGCGCTGATCGCGGTCGTCATCGCGGCCGCGTGGCAGATGTCGGGTTTCGCGATGGCGATCTACCTCGCCGGTCTGCAGGGCATCCCCGACGAACTGCGCGAGGCGGCCCGCATGGACGGCGCGTCCGAGATCGCCGTCTACCGCCGCGTGTTGCTGCCCATGCTCCGGCCGATGACGATCACGATCATCATCGTGCTCGGGCACATCTCCCTGAAGACGTTCGACCTCATCTACGTCATGACCGGGCCGGGTACCGGCTACGTCACCGACGTCCCCGCCGTCTACATGTACGAGACCACCTTCCGCGGCAACCAGTTCGCGCGTGGCGCCGCGATCTCCCTGCTGCTGCTCGGCCTGGTCGCGCTCCTGATGGTCCCGGCCCTGTGGGCGCGCCGGCGCACCGAGGAGGCACTCGGATGA
- a CDS encoding helix-turn-helix domain-containing protein: MSTGIGEALRTARQDRGRSVEDVAQVLRTRSDYLRALEDERFEVFGGDIYAKGFLRNYAAELGLDPQPLLETYRREHGEEIGSTVLVSSGAATRPTPRNAPPPWIAWVLVAVVVLAGLAFIGTLGSGRAPQQASQDPASPPPAPVQTEDPDQAGDQDDAADAEPEPEPEPEPTFDGVEVLLALEESSWMRVTIDGSVVLEETVPAGETRAFGGDGADEVVVRFGNAGGVRAQVNGEEVDSLGARGQVVEVRFTADGAETA, encoded by the coding sequence GTGAGCACGGGTATCGGCGAGGCGCTGCGCACCGCGCGCCAGGATCGTGGGCGCTCCGTCGAGGACGTGGCGCAGGTCCTGCGGACGCGGTCCGACTATCTGCGCGCGCTCGAGGACGAGCGGTTCGAGGTCTTCGGCGGCGACATCTACGCCAAGGGCTTCCTGCGCAACTACGCGGCGGAGCTCGGGCTCGATCCGCAGCCGCTGCTGGAGACCTACCGACGCGAACACGGCGAGGAGATCGGCTCGACCGTGCTGGTCAGTTCCGGTGCCGCCACCCGGCCGACGCCGCGCAACGCACCGCCGCCGTGGATCGCCTGGGTCCTGGTGGCCGTGGTCGTGCTGGCCGGGCTCGCCTTCATCGGCACGCTCGGCTCCGGACGGGCCCCACAGCAGGCCAGCCAGGATCCCGCCTCGCCGCCGCCCGCGCCGGTGCAGACCGAGGATCCCGACCAGGCGGGCGACCAGGACGACGCGGCCGACGCCGAACCGGAGCCCGAGCCGGAGCCCGAACCCACCTTCGACGGCGTCGAGGTGCTCCTCGCGCTGGAGGAGAGCTCCTGGATGCGCGTCACGATCGACGGGTCGGTGGTGCTCGAGGAGACCGTGCCCGCCGGCGAGACCCGCGCGTTCGGCGGCGACGGCGCCGACGAGGTCGTCGTCCGCTTCGGCAACGCCGGCGGCGTACGGGCGCAGGTCAACGGCGAGGAGGTCGACTCGCTGGGCGCCCGCGGCCAGGTCGTCGAGGTGCGGTTCACTGCCGACGGCGCGGAGACCGCCTGA
- a CDS encoding DNA translocase FtsK, producing MASTTKNPPKKKARGKPAARRPSRGSTARGRGGRSGGGGRGSGRGGATRKQGTVSKAGSAVGEHLSAQKQDALGIFLILLGVLTGLGTYADAAGPVGSFLEAVALGLLGLLGYAVPVLLAWFGLLVVIGRPSPEIGRIGVGAVLLGIGVLGGLHLLAGGPEPADGVRGLWLAGGLLGWAIGRPLTAALSVWGAGAVVVAFVSLGLLVVTKTPFSAVIDAVRGVFTREYDDEVDDDTAASPATDPDVTQKVAKANTSRRRKAAAAADDAPDDTQAEQSTEAIRPTRVRATLANKAYEQPALAEDDADDGSTAADRLAGRAPDPPVERAKVPVDPATLKAAKVAPVQSWDDYSLPPMDLLAGGKKMGKESTRTIEAQTAALQETFDQFGIDATVARWSRGPTVTRFEIELGPGVQVKKVANMGDDIAYALAAPDVRIVAPIPGKSAIGVEVPNRQRDLITLGDILRSPEAQRDPHPLTVSLGVDIAGNPALVNLATMPHLLVSGATGSGKSVTLNGMITSIIMRARPDQVRMILIDPKRVELNGYEGTPHLLSPVVTDPRRAADAVQWCVKEMEQRYELLALLGFRNIDGYNDAVRAGEVAPRPGRDGEEIVPEELPYILLVIDELADLMLVAPRDVEDAICRIAQMARAVGIHMVIATQRPSVDVITGLIKANIPSRLALAVASQTDSRTILDMGGAEKLVGKGDMLFLPASQGKPSRLQGCWVTEREVVSAVTYCKQQREAEFEETVVKTGEDAERADSVRSGDDDSDEALLRRAAEQVVVSGLGSTSMLQRKLRIGFARAGRLMDELEELGVVGPNEGSKARDVLWTPEQLDEARSAGHL from the coding sequence GTGGCGTCGACCACCAAGAACCCGCCGAAGAAGAAGGCCCGGGGCAAGCCGGCCGCGCGACGCCCGTCGCGTGGCAGCACCGCCCGTGGCCGCGGTGGCCGCAGTGGTGGCGGCGGTCGCGGGAGTGGCCGCGGCGGCGCGACCCGCAAGCAAGGCACCGTCTCCAAGGCCGGCAGCGCCGTCGGTGAGCACCTGTCGGCGCAGAAGCAGGACGCGCTGGGCATCTTCCTGATCCTGCTCGGCGTCCTCACCGGGTTGGGCACGTACGCCGACGCGGCCGGGCCGGTCGGCAGCTTCCTCGAGGCGGTCGCGCTCGGCCTTCTCGGGCTCCTCGGCTACGCGGTCCCGGTCCTGCTGGCCTGGTTCGGGCTGCTGGTCGTGATCGGCCGGCCCAGCCCGGAGATCGGCCGCATCGGCGTCGGCGCCGTGCTGCTTGGCATCGGCGTGCTCGGCGGCCTGCACCTGCTCGCGGGCGGTCCCGAGCCCGCGGACGGCGTCCGCGGGCTGTGGCTGGCCGGCGGCCTGCTCGGCTGGGCGATCGGCCGGCCCCTCACGGCCGCGCTGTCCGTGTGGGGCGCCGGCGCGGTGGTCGTCGCGTTCGTGTCGCTCGGCCTCCTCGTGGTCACCAAGACCCCGTTCTCGGCCGTGATCGACGCCGTGCGCGGCGTGTTCACCCGCGAGTACGACGACGAGGTGGACGACGACACCGCGGCGTCCCCGGCCACCGATCCCGACGTCACGCAGAAGGTGGCCAAGGCGAACACCTCACGGCGTCGCAAGGCCGCCGCGGCGGCGGACGACGCCCCCGACGACACGCAGGCCGAGCAGTCCACCGAGGCGATCCGCCCGACCCGGGTGCGCGCCACGCTCGCGAACAAGGCGTACGAGCAGCCGGCACTCGCGGAGGACGACGCGGACGACGGGTCCACCGCGGCCGACCGCCTCGCCGGCCGTGCCCCCGACCCGCCGGTCGAGCGTGCCAAGGTGCCGGTGGACCCGGCCACGCTGAAGGCGGCCAAGGTCGCCCCGGTGCAGTCGTGGGACGACTACTCGCTGCCGCCGATGGACCTGCTCGCCGGCGGCAAGAAGATGGGCAAGGAGTCCACGCGCACGATCGAGGCCCAGACCGCCGCCCTGCAGGAGACCTTCGACCAGTTCGGCATCGACGCGACCGTCGCCCGCTGGTCGCGCGGCCCGACCGTCACCCGCTTCGAGATCGAGCTCGGCCCGGGCGTGCAGGTGAAGAAGGTCGCCAACATGGGCGACGACATCGCTTACGCGCTGGCCGCCCCGGACGTGCGCATCGTCGCGCCGATCCCCGGCAAGTCCGCCATCGGGGTGGAGGTCCCCAACCGTCAGCGCGACCTCATCACCCTCGGCGACATCCTGCGCTCGCCCGAGGCGCAGCGCGACCCGCACCCGCTGACCGTGTCGCTCGGCGTCGACATCGCCGGCAACCCCGCGTTGGTCAACCTCGCGACCATGCCGCACCTGCTGGTGTCCGGGGCGACCGGGTCCGGCAAGTCCGTCACGCTCAACGGGATGATCACCTCGATCATCATGCGTGCCCGGCCCGACCAGGTGCGGATGATCCTCATCGACCCCAAGCGGGTCGAGCTCAACGGCTACGAGGGCACCCCGCACCTGCTCTCGCCGGTCGTGACGGACCCGCGCCGCGCTGCCGACGCGGTGCAGTGGTGCGTCAAGGAGATGGAGCAGCGCTACGAGCTGCTGGCGCTGCTCGGCTTCCGCAACATCGACGGCTACAACGACGCCGTCCGTGCCGGCGAGGTCGCCCCGCGCCCCGGACGTGACGGTGAGGAGATCGTCCCCGAGGAGCTGCCCTACATCCTGCTCGTGATCGACGAGCTGGCCGACCTCATGCTGGTGGCCCCGCGAGACGTCGAGGACGCGATCTGCCGGATCGCGCAGATGGCGCGCGCCGTCGGCATCCACATGGTGATCGCCACCCAGCGCCCGTCCGTGGACGTCATCACCGGCCTGATCAAGGCCAACATCCCGTCGCGGCTCGCGCTGGCGGTCGCCTCGCAGACCGACTCGCGCACCATCCTGGACATGGGTGGGGCGGAGAAGCTGGTCGGCAAGGGCGACATGTTGTTCCTGCCCGCCAGCCAGGGCAAGCCCTCGCGACTGCAGGGCTGCTGGGTCACGGAACGCGAGGTCGTCTCGGCCGTCACCTACTGCAAGCAGCAGCGCGAGGCCGAGTTCGAGGAGACGGTCGTCAAGACCGGCGAGGACGCCGAGCGCGCCGATTCGGTCCGCTCCGGCGACGACGACTCCGACGAGGCGCTGCTACGCCGCGCCGCCGAGCAGGTCGTGGTGTCCGGGCTGGGCTCGACCTCCATGCTGCAGCGCAAGCTGCGGATCGGCTTCGCCCGCGCGGGCCGGCTCATGGACGAGCTCGAGGAGCTCGGCGTCGTCGGCCCCAACGAGGGCTCCAAGGCCCGCGACGTGCTGTGGACGCCGGAGCAGCTCGACGAGGCCCGCAGCGCCGGCCACCTCTAG
- the pgsA gene encoding CDP-diacylglycerol--glycerol-3-phosphate 3-phosphatidyltransferase, with the protein MTDEPRPQDGEPDVVPLADLRTPEPHWFNVPNLLTFLRALLVPVILWLLAVDGEGDTARWWAFAVFVFAAATDSIDGWVARRWNGVTRWGQLADPIADKLLIIGSLASLAVVGDLPWWAVNVIIAREVAVTLLRVRLVRRLDLVMPASNWGKAKTVSQVVAVAAFLAPGVPTGVAELVLDVAIVLTIWSGIEYAFRAGRLVRTRREGDPT; encoded by the coding sequence GTGACCGACGAGCCGCGGCCGCAGGACGGCGAGCCAGACGTCGTACCGCTCGCCGACCTGCGCACACCGGAGCCGCACTGGTTCAACGTGCCGAACCTGCTCACCTTCCTGCGCGCGCTGCTCGTCCCCGTGATCCTGTGGCTGCTCGCCGTCGACGGCGAGGGCGACACGGCCAGGTGGTGGGCGTTCGCGGTGTTCGTCTTCGCCGCCGCCACCGACTCCATCGACGGTTGGGTGGCGCGCCGCTGGAACGGCGTGACGCGCTGGGGCCAGCTCGCTGACCCGATCGCGGACAAGCTGCTGATCATCGGCTCGCTCGCCAGCCTGGCGGTCGTCGGCGACCTGCCGTGGTGGGCGGTCAACGTGATCATCGCCCGTGAGGTCGCGGTGACCCTGCTGCGGGTGCGGCTGGTCCGGCGCCTCGACCTCGTCATGCCGGCCAGCAACTGGGGCAAGGCCAAGACCGTCTCGCAGGTGGTGGCCGTGGCGGCGTTCCTGGCGCCAGGCGTCCCGACGGGCGTGGCGGAGCTCGTCCTGGACGTCGCCATCGTGCTCACCATCTGGTCCGGCATCGAGTACGCCTTCCGTGCGGGCCGGCTCGTCCGCACGCGACGCGAAGGAGACCCCACATGA
- a CDS encoding CinA family nicotinamide mononucleotide deamidase-related protein, whose translation MSNEDTGVIDGLEIRPAGEIPRAAIVSVGSELLLGDLTDTNATWLSSQLRDMGVEVVHHLAVRDDTEEFVDALRWLAARVHVIVCGGGLGPTSDDRTRESVAAAAGVSLEHHDDLEEAILQRFAAMGRSMPPQNARQAGIPKGARPFPPVGTAPGFAITMTDPEPVRVYALPGVPWELRELFHRDVAPEVQAIAGARATVTRVVHVIGRGESDVAQVVEPIVGDRDEVELSFLARSHEIQVRLTVSADDPDKAREASQPLLEEVIDALGGSVAGVDEEGLEDVVLRLLGDVDQTVATAESATAGDIAARLGTVPGASHGLLGGMVVYDTDVKHEVLGVDRALLDEHGPVSEAVTRELARLARERFGADWGIGVTGCAGPEPQNGLPVGTTFWALAHPDGHVEVHGRRLPGDRQQVIKRLGSAGLDLLRRRLQER comes from the coding sequence ATGAGCAACGAGGACACCGGCGTCATCGACGGCCTGGAGATCCGCCCGGCTGGCGAGATCCCGCGGGCCGCCATCGTGTCGGTCGGCAGCGAGTTGCTCCTGGGTGACCTGACCGACACCAACGCGACGTGGCTGTCGTCGCAGCTGCGCGACATGGGCGTCGAGGTGGTGCACCACCTCGCCGTGCGCGACGACACCGAGGAGTTCGTCGACGCACTCCGCTGGCTGGCCGCGCGGGTGCACGTGATCGTGTGCGGCGGCGGGCTCGGCCCCACCTCCGACGACCGCACGCGCGAGTCGGTCGCGGCCGCCGCCGGCGTGTCGCTCGAGCACCACGACGACCTCGAGGAGGCCATCCTCCAGCGCTTCGCGGCGATGGGCCGTTCCATGCCGCCGCAGAACGCCCGTCAGGCGGGCATTCCCAAAGGGGCGCGTCCGTTCCCGCCGGTCGGGACCGCGCCGGGTTTCGCCATCACGATGACCGACCCCGAGCCGGTACGCGTCTACGCCCTGCCCGGGGTCCCGTGGGAGCTGCGCGAACTGTTCCACCGTGACGTGGCCCCGGAGGTCCAGGCCATCGCCGGAGCGCGCGCGACCGTCACCCGCGTGGTGCACGTGATCGGCCGGGGCGAGTCGGACGTCGCGCAGGTCGTGGAACCGATCGTCGGCGACCGCGACGAGGTCGAGCTGTCGTTCCTGGCCCGCTCGCACGAGATCCAGGTCCGGCTGACCGTCAGCGCCGACGACCCGGACAAGGCGCGCGAGGCGTCCCAACCGCTGCTGGAGGAGGTCATCGACGCGCTCGGCGGGTCCGTGGCCGGCGTGGACGAGGAAGGCCTCGAGGACGTCGTCCTGCGCCTGCTCGGCGACGTCGACCAGACCGTCGCCACCGCCGAGTCCGCCACCGCCGGGGACATCGCGGCCCGGCTCGGCACGGTGCCGGGGGCCTCCCACGGGCTGCTCGGCGGGATGGTCGTCTACGACACCGACGTGAAGCACGAGGTGCTCGGCGTCGACCGCGCCCTGCTCGACGAGCACGGACCCGTCAGCGAGGCCGTCACCCGCGAGCTGGCCCGGTTGGCACGCGAGCGCTTCGGCGCCGACTGGGGGATCGGCGTGACCGGTTGCGCCGGACCCGAGCCGCAGAACGGCCTGCCCGTCGGCACCACCTTCTGGGCGCTGGCCCACCCCGACGGCCACGTCGAGGTGCACGGGCGCCGGCTGCCCGGCGATCGGCAGCAGGTGATCAAGCGGCTCGGCAGCGCCGGCCTGGACCTGCTGCGGCGGCGCCTGCAGGAGCGCTGA
- the thpR gene encoding RNA 2',3'-cyclic phosphodiesterase has translation MRLFVALPIPADLRTALDTAVQPLRDRASEGLSWTRAEGWHLTLAFLGTVPDDRVDTVVAVLGAVAGGADAIDLASGAVGRFRRDVLWLGVDDEPAGAVARLGEQVQQALEAADLPVQRRDVHAHVTVARSRRRAVDRSLVDRLEVPEVRWRATSLQLWSSRLGKGPARYAVEHDAPLGGRYPTW, from the coding sequence ATGCGCCTGTTCGTCGCGCTGCCCATCCCCGCGGACCTGCGCACGGCGCTGGACACGGCGGTGCAGCCGCTGCGTGACCGGGCATCCGAGGGGCTGAGCTGGACCCGTGCCGAGGGCTGGCACCTGACGCTGGCGTTCCTCGGCACGGTGCCGGACGACCGCGTCGACACGGTCGTCGCGGTCCTTGGCGCCGTGGCCGGCGGCGCCGATGCGATCGACCTGGCGTCCGGTGCGGTGGGCCGGTTCCGCCGCGACGTGCTGTGGTTGGGGGTCGACGACGAGCCCGCCGGTGCCGTCGCCCGCCTGGGGGAACAGGTGCAGCAGGCCCTGGAGGCCGCGGACCTGCCGGTGCAGCGGCGTGACGTCCATGCGCACGTGACGGTGGCACGCAGCCGCCGGCGGGCCGTCGACCGCTCGTTGGTGGACCGCCTCGAGGTGCCCGAGGTGCGCTGGCGGGCCACCTCGTTGCAGCTGTGGTCGTCACGGCTGGGCAAGGGACCCGCCCGCTACGCCGTGGAGCACGACGCACCACTGGGCGGGCGGTATCCGACCTGGTGA
- a CDS encoding DUF6506 family protein, which produces MIQWAYVYEHPDTDPVADRHVVERAGLRTLLVPVPDAAMAVQVAGQLVDEGVRLIELCGGFPLPDAARVAAAVGDRVPVGHVTFAVDAIPGAAAFGGAVAERSSV; this is translated from the coding sequence ATGATCCAGTGGGCCTATGTCTACGAGCATCCCGACACCGATCCGGTCGCCGACCGCCACGTCGTCGAACGGGCGGGCCTGCGGACGCTGCTGGTGCCCGTACCCGACGCGGCCATGGCCGTGCAGGTGGCGGGCCAGCTCGTGGACGAGGGCGTGCGCCTGATCGAGCTCTGTGGTGGCTTCCCGTTGCCCGATGCCGCCCGTGTGGCGGCAGCCGTCGGTGACCGCGTCCCGGTCGGGCACGTCACCTTCGCGGTCGACGCGATTCCTGGTGCGGCGGCGTTCGGCGGGGCCGTCGCGGAGCGATCGTCAGTCTGA
- a CDS encoding carbohydrate ABC transporter permease has product MSTATPTADDRRLRPTDDGGAAGRRLRGAPKYLVLALAAAFALVPIYVMLVTSLKPPVEATVGRMWDLPSSLSLGAWEQAWATLRPYLMNSFALAIPATVFSALLGSLNGYVFAKWRFPGSETIFNLLLFGLFIPYQIVLIPLVVTLQQMGLYNSIAGLVFVHVVYGIPITTLIFRNFYARIPADITEAAQVDGAGVFSTYLRVALPLSVPGFVVVAIWQFTQVWNEFLFAVSITSAGQRPVMVALQNLSGSQIVEWNVQMAAALMAALPTLIVYILLGRYFVRGLLAGATKG; this is encoded by the coding sequence ATGAGCACGGCCACGCCCACGGCGGACGACCGCCGGCTGCGCCCCACCGACGACGGGGGCGCGGCCGGGCGCCGGCTGCGCGGGGCGCCCAAGTACCTCGTCCTGGCCCTCGCGGCGGCGTTCGCGCTCGTACCGATCTACGTGATGCTGGTCACGAGCCTCAAGCCGCCGGTCGAGGCGACGGTCGGACGCATGTGGGACCTGCCGTCGTCACTCAGCCTCGGCGCCTGGGAGCAGGCCTGGGCGACGCTGCGGCCCTACCTGATGAACAGCTTCGCGCTGGCGATCCCGGCCACCGTCTTCAGCGCCCTCCTCGGGTCCCTGAACGGCTACGTGTTCGCCAAGTGGCGGTTCCCCGGTTCGGAGACCATCTTCAACCTGCTGCTGTTCGGGCTCTTCATCCCCTACCAGATCGTCCTGATCCCGCTGGTCGTGACGCTGCAGCAGATGGGCCTGTACAACTCGATCGCCGGGCTGGTGTTCGTGCACGTCGTCTACGGCATCCCGATCACCACACTGATCTTCCGCAACTTCTACGCCCGCATCCCGGCCGACATCACCGAGGCGGCGCAGGTCGACGGCGCCGGCGTCTTCTCCACCTACCTCCGCGTCGCGCTGCCGCTGTCGGTCCCGGGGTTCGTGGTCGTCGCCATCTGGCAGTTCACGCAGGTGTGGAACGAGTTCCTGTTCGCGGTCAGCATCACCAGCGCCGGCCAACGGCCGGTGATGGTCGCGCTGCAGAACCTCTCCGGCAGCCAGATCGTGGAGTGGAACGTGCAGATGGCGGCCGCCTTGATGGCGGCGCTGCCGACGCTGATCGTCTACATCCTGCTCGGGCGCTACTTCGTGCGCGGGCTGCTGGCCGGGGCGACCAAGGGCTGA
- the rimO gene encoding 30S ribosomal protein S12 methylthiotransferase RimO — protein MSAAPSTDAYAVAVVTLGCGRNEVDSEQLAGLFHREGREVVDDPQSADVVLVNTCTFIAPAKQESIDTVLEACQLKDEGRARAVLVVGCMAQRYPNELAEAIPEADAIVGFDGYATLPSVVDDVLAGRQRERVIGVGEAHPGARPARRELPLMVAPVGDAHAPALPVSAPSTADDLEHLVLGLQPLELPPEAPRTATPAATAQDALDRVPASGPRFPVRLPQTGGVPRPWAYLKIASGCDRVCTFCAIPSFRGRFRSRPLDELLAEAAWLVEGGARELVLVSENTTSWGKDLPGGRGLQPTLLRELAQIDGLERIRLMYLQPAELTLPLLETMAELPKVASYFDLSLQHVAAPVVKAMARSGDPQRFGALIERIRGLDPQAVFRSNFILGFPGETDDDVAALEDFLATHVLDWVGLFTFSEEDGTASASFPNQVPAELAQDRLQRVSDLQERLADEAARRFVGRELDVLVQERPTVDGAVALARSYREAPDTDGEIEVVDADGRPADLDVGARVRVEVVEAVGVDLVARVTADDGRSAGS, from the coding sequence GTGTCAGCCGCCCCCTCCACGGACGCCTACGCCGTCGCCGTCGTCACGCTCGGCTGCGGCCGCAACGAGGTCGACTCCGAGCAGTTGGCGGGGCTGTTCCACCGCGAGGGCCGCGAGGTCGTGGACGACCCGCAGTCGGCCGACGTGGTACTCGTCAACACCTGCACGTTCATCGCGCCGGCCAAGCAGGAGTCGATCGACACCGTCCTCGAGGCGTGTCAGCTGAAGGACGAGGGGCGGGCGCGCGCCGTGCTCGTCGTCGGCTGCATGGCACAGCGCTACCCGAACGAGCTCGCCGAGGCCATCCCCGAGGCGGACGCGATCGTCGGCTTCGACGGCTACGCGACGCTGCCCAGCGTCGTCGACGACGTCCTGGCCGGCCGCCAGCGCGAGCGCGTCATCGGCGTGGGCGAGGCCCACCCCGGTGCCCGACCCGCACGGCGCGAGCTGCCGCTGATGGTGGCGCCGGTCGGCGACGCGCACGCCCCGGCGCTGCCCGTGTCGGCACCGTCCACGGCCGACGACCTCGAGCACCTGGTGCTCGGCCTGCAGCCGCTGGAGCTGCCGCCCGAGGCGCCCCGGACGGCCACGCCGGCGGCCACCGCGCAGGACGCGCTCGACCGGGTGCCGGCCTCGGGGCCGCGCTTCCCCGTACGCCTGCCCCAGACCGGCGGGGTGCCGCGGCCCTGGGCGTACCTCAAGATCGCGTCCGGCTGCGACCGGGTCTGCACCTTCTGCGCCATCCCGTCCTTCCGGGGCCGCTTCCGCAGCCGCCCCCTGGACGAGCTGCTCGCCGAGGCGGCCTGGCTCGTCGAAGGCGGCGCCCGCGAGCTCGTGCTGGTCAGCGAGAACACCACCTCGTGGGGCAAGGACCTGCCCGGCGGCCGCGGCCTGCAGCCCACGCTGCTGCGCGAGCTGGCGCAGATCGACGGGCTCGAGCGCATCCGGCTGATGTACCTGCAGCCGGCCGAGCTGACCCTGCCGCTGCTGGAGACGATGGCGGAGCTGCCGAAGGTCGCGTCGTACTTCGACCTGTCGCTGCAGCACGTCGCCGCTCCGGTGGTGAAGGCGATGGCACGCTCCGGCGACCCCCAGCGCTTCGGGGCCCTGATCGAGCGGATCCGCGGCCTCGACCCGCAGGCCGTGTTCCGGTCCAACTTCATCCTCGGCTTCCCGGGCGAGACCGACGACGACGTCGCCGCCCTGGAGGACTTCCTCGCCACGCACGTGCTCGACTGGGTCGGCCTGTTCACGTTCAGCGAGGAGGACGGCACGGCGTCGGCGTCGTTCCCGAACCAGGTCCCGGCCGAGCTCGCCCAGGACCGGCTGCAGCGCGTGTCCGACCTGCAGGAGCGGCTCGCCGACGAAGCCGCCCGCCGCTTCGTGGGCCGGGAACTGGACGTGCTCGTGCAGGAGCGGCCCACCGTCGATGGCGCCGTCGCCCTCGCGCGCTCCTATCGTGAGGCACCCGACACGGACGGGGAGATCGAGGTGGTGGACGCCGACGGCCGGCCCGCCGACCTCGACGTGGGTGCCCGCGTGCGGGTCGAGGTCGTCGAGGCCGTCGGGGTCGACCTGGTCGCACGCGTGACCGCCGACGACGGACGCTCGGCCGGTTCGTGA
- a CDS encoding PolC-type DNA polymerase III: MFVDTEATGLDHERHELTEVAWIVRFEDGRQEERQFFPQHTIDGADTDALTLTRYHDRIAPQDKTPAEEWLTLFLEDAQDAVLVGAVPDFDAQHLERMCRKLGLEPTWDHHLLDVETLALPLIAPGPEAPRSLAKTCAALGIPHDKDQAHGALYDARQAMRAFDRIWELLADLRANDDPLPAPVPREVNGNGNGNGNGQGHGKGNGGTVEPAVARQLEEAAPVDAEAPAQRAEQAAHGSD; this comes from the coding sequence GTGTTCGTGGACACGGAGGCCACCGGCCTCGACCACGAGCGCCACGAGCTGACCGAGGTGGCCTGGATCGTTCGTTTCGAGGACGGCCGCCAGGAGGAACGTCAGTTCTTCCCGCAGCACACGATCGACGGCGCGGACACCGACGCGCTCACCCTGACCCGCTACCACGACCGCATCGCGCCGCAGGACAAGACGCCGGCCGAGGAATGGTTGACGCTCTTCCTCGAGGACGCGCAGGACGCCGTGCTGGTCGGCGCGGTGCCCGACTTCGACGCCCAGCACCTGGAGCGGATGTGCCGCAAGCTGGGGCTGGAACCGACCTGGGACCACCACCTGCTGGACGTGGAGACGTTGGCCCTGCCCCTGATCGCACCTGGCCCCGAGGCGCCGCGCAGCCTCGCCAAGACGTGCGCCGCGCTGGGCATCCCGCACGACAAGGACCAGGCCCACGGCGCGCTCTACGACGCCCGCCAGGCCATGCGCGCGTTCGACCGGATCTGGGAACTGCTCGCCGACCTGCGCGCCAACGACGACCCGCTCCCGGCGCCGGTCCCGCGCGAGGTCAACGGCAACGGCAACGGCAACGGCAACGGCCAGGGCCACGGCAAGGGCAACGGCGGCACGGTCGAGCCGGCCGTCGCTCGCCAACTGGAAGAGGCCGCGCCGGTCGACGCCGAGGCTCCCGCGCAGCGCGCCGAGCAGGCCGCGCACGGCTCAGACTGA